CAGCCTCGGCTCCAAGGTGCTGCAGATCCGCTCGGTCGAGTTCGCCGGCAAGTACCGCGTCAAGACCCGCGTGCTGTCGTCGCTGACCGACCCGCTTATGCCGCTCGAGCAGGAAATGCACTCGGGCACGCTGATCACTTTTGAGGAAGAAGACTCCACCATGGAAGCCGCTGTCATCTCCGGCATCGCCTTTGCCCGCGACGAAGCCAAGATCACCGTCCTGGGCGTGCCCGACAAGCCCGGCATCGCCTACCAGATCCTGGGCCCGGTCGCCGACGCCAATATCGACGTCGACATGATCATCCAGAACCAGTCCGTCGACGGCAAGACCGACTTCACCTTCACCGTGCCGCGCGGCGAGTACCAGCGCGCGCTGGCCATCCTGAACGATGGCGTGAAGGCGCACATCGGCGCCGGCAGCGTGTCGGGCGACCCCAAGGTGTCGAAGGTGTCGGTGGTGGGCGTGGGCATGCGCTCGCACGTCGGCATCGCCAGCAAGATGTTCCGCACGCTGTCGGAAGAGGGCATCAACATCCAGATGATCTCCACCTCGGAAATCAAGATCTCGGTGCTGATCGACGAGAAGTACATGGAACTGGCCGTGCGCGCGCTGCACAAGGCCTTCGAACTGGAACAGGCGTGATCCGTTCGTAAGCATTTCTGGCGAGGCCGCAAAATTTGTGTTGAGTCATCGATTTTTCATTGACCAACACGGGCGGCATCGCTAGAATACGCGCTTCGTTGTGTGGCTCCCTCACACAACGCAAGTTTGGGAGACGTGGCCGAGAGGTCGAAGGCACTCCCCTGCTAAGGGAGCATCCGGGCCAAAACCTGGATCGAGGGTTCGAATCCCTCCGTCTCCGCCAATGACAACCGTCCTTGGCGGCGGAACCCCGGAAGATCGCGGTCTTCCGGGGTTTTGTTTTTTGGGCCCGCGCTGCGCCTCGCGCACCGTCGGTTATCCGTCCGTTGATTCCCTTCATTCCGTCGCCCCGGCGCGCTCCAGATTCATATTGAGCATCGGCTTTGCCGGTGCCAGAATTCCCTGCATGCGGGACGTGGCGCCGGCAGCTGGCCGGAGCGCCGCGCGGCGATGGCAGGACGGAGCGGGATGCACATGGACCGGGAACTGCTGCACCAGGCGTCGGAGGGTTCGGTACTGTTCGCGGATGTCAGCGGCAGTACGCGGCTCTATGAGCGCGCGGGCAACGCCGCCGCCCTTGCCGCGGTCGGCCGTTGCATCGGTGCGATGAAGTCCTGTTCCGAGGCCTCGCAAGGCCGGCTGGTCAAGACCATCGGCGACGAGGTGATGGTGCTGTTTCCCTGCGCCGAGCAGGCGTTGCAGGCGGCATTGGACATCCAGCGGGCGGTTGCCGAGTTGCCGCCCGTGGCCGGCTTCACCATGTCGTCCCACATCGGCTTCCACCATGGCCCGATCCTGTCCGACGCGTCCGGCGATGTCTTCGGCGATGCCGTGAACCTGGCCGCGCGGCTGTCCGGCCTTGCCGCGCGCGGCCAGATCATCACCAGCAAGGACGCGGTCGCGGACCTGCCCGCGCCGCTGCGCCAGATGACGCGCTACCTGTACCCGATCCACGTGCGCGGCAGGGCGCAGCCGGTCGAGTTGTACGAGGCAATCTGGCAGCAGGCCACCGACTTGACGCTGATTGCGGGATTCAAGGAGCCGCCGGCGCATGCCGCCTTTCTGACCTTGCGCTACCGGGACACCGTGGTCGAGATGAACGCGGTCTCGGCGCCTGTCACCATCGGCCGGGACGCCGGCATGACCATCGTGGTGTCGGACCGTCTCGCGTCGCGGTTCCAGGCCATGGCCGAGCCGCGCGCCGGCCGCTATGTACTGATCGACAGGAGCTCGAACGGCACCCATGTCTGCATGGACGGTGCCGAGCCATTCATATTGCGCCGCGATGAGGTCACGCTGAGGGGGCATGGCTGGATCGGGTTTGGCCAGTGGACGGGGCCGGGCGCGGAGTGCATCGAGTTCGCCCTGCAGGTCGACAAGACCGGTGCGGCGCGATAGCCGGAATTCGCATGGAAACGGCCGGGACAGACTACAGCGGCAGTGTGAGCCACGAATGAACACCCCGGAAGACCACGGTTTTTCCGGGGTTTTTGTTTTTGGCGGCGCCTGCATCGGGCGGCCATGCCTGTTGGTAACGCGTCTCGCAGCATTGTTCCGGCTCTGGAACACTGTGTTTGCCTGAAACAGGCTTCTGCAATCTCGAAGCGCTGCTATCGTCTTGTGCCGTGATCAAAACAAAGCGGTGGTGCCGCCAGTTCCGCAGGCGCTGCCCGACATAGACGGATGTCAGTGAAGAAAAACACATTGTCAGGGGGGCTGCCGCGCGCGGCTCTGGTATCGATTGCGGCTGGCCTGCTGGCGCTGCCGTCCGCGGCCGGCGCGGCGGGATTCTCGATGCAGGCGGGCTATGGACGCGACAACCGGCACGGCGTGGAGAAATACGAAGTGTCGGCGCGCTGGGACGAGATCGTGCAGTGGCAGCTGTCGAACCGGCTGGCGCTGGCGCTGGACGGCGAGGTCAACGTTGCCAACTGGCGCGCGCTGTCGTCGCGGCCGTCGAGCCAGCTGACCGAGTTCGGCGTGTCGCCGATCTTCCGGCTCAGCTATGCGGGCGAACATGTCACGCCGTTCGTCGAGGCCTCGGTGGGCCTGCGCGTGCTGAGCCACACCGAGATCGCCGGCGGCCACCGCATGGGCTCGGCGTTCCAGTTCTCCGACATGATCGGCGTGGGCGTCGCCTTCGGCAAGGCGCAGCGGCTCACCATCGGCTACCGCTTCCAGCACCTGTCCAACGCCGGCATCAAGGACCCGAACCCCGGCACCAACTTCAGCATGGGCTACGTGCGCTACCGCTTCTGACCGTTGGCGGCATCGTTCCAGCCGCAGGACGCTGCATCGCAATCCCGCCGCCTACCGCGCACCCGCGGCGGCACCTATCATCGCTGCATGGATCATTGCCGGCCGGCGTGGCCGGCATTCTCGGAGATCGACATGAAGCGCATTCTGGGTGTCTACAGCGCACCGCGTCCGCACTGGGTCGGGGATGGTTTCCCGGTGCGGTCGATGTTTTCGTACACCAGCCACGGCAAGCAGCTCAGCCCGTTTCTGCTCCTGGACTACGCCGGCCCGGCCGAATTTACGCCGACGCAGCGTCCGCGCGGCGTGGGCCAGCATCCGCACCGCGGTTTCGAGACCGTTACCATCGTCTACAAGGGCGAGGTCGCGCATCGCGACTCGACCGGGCAGGGCGGGGTCATCGGCCCGGGCGACGTGCAATGGATGACGGCGGGCGCCGGCATCCTGCATGAAGAGTTCCACTCGCCCGCGTTTACGCAAAGCGGCGGCGCGCTGGAGATGGTGCAGCTGTGGGTCAACCTGCCGGCGCGCGACAAGATGGCCGCGCCCGGCTACCAGGCCATCGTCGACCGCGATATCCCGGCGGTGCCGATGCCCGACGGCGCCGGCACGGTACGCGTGATCGCGGGCGAGTACGCAGGCAAGCGCGGCCCGGCACGCACCTTTACGCCGATGCATGTGTGGGACATGCGCCTGAACCAGGGCGCGGGCACGCGCGTGGCGCTGCCCGACGGCTGGCATACCGCGCTGGTGGTGCTGCGCGGCAAGGTCACGGTCAACGCCGAGGCCACCGTGCGCGATGCCGAGATGGTGGTGCTGGATGGCGCCGGCGATGCGGTCAGCATCGAGGCCGGCACCGATGCGGTGGTGCTGCTGCTCAGCGGCGAGCCGATCGACGAGCCCATCGTCGGCCACGGCCCGTTCGTGATGAACACCGAGGCGGAGATTGCCGAGGCGTTCCGCGACTTCAGCAGCGGCCGCTTCGGCAGCATGGCCGCGGGCCGGCAGTAGGAAGCTGCAGCAAGCACGCGGTAGCGGGCGCAACGCCCGCTACCGCCGGGCCGCCTCAGGCGAGCGTGAAGGTCGGCACCGGCGCGCCGCCGTCGCTGGGCGAGAACCTGACCTGCACCTTCTGGCCGATCCGCACCGTGTCGAGATCGCAGTCGACGATATGGGTCATCATGGTGACGCCTTCGTCCAGCTTGACGTAGGCGATGCAGAACGGGTTGGGGCCGGCGCGGCGCGTCACGCTGTAGGTGTAGATGGTGCCGCGGCCGCTGGCCTGCTGCCACGAGGTGGTGCCCATGCAGAACGGGCACAGCACGCGCGGATACCAGTGCGGCTTGCCGCAGTCGTCGCAGACCTTGACCAGCAGCTTGCCCTCGCGCGCGGCCTGCCAGAACGGCAGGTTGTCGGGCTGTTCGTCGGGCGCCTTGTAGACGGCGGGGATGTGTGGGGTCGTCATGTCAGTGCTCCCGCGCTTTATTCACGTTCAAGGATCAGGGTGGCGCTGCCGTGGCGCGAGCCCAGGTAGCCGCCGGTGCCCTGCGCCAGCGCGAGGTCGCAGTTGGCGACCTGCACCGCGGGGTGGGCCTCGCCGCGCAGCTGGCGCACGGCTTCGATGACCTTGGTGATGCCGCCGCGGTTGGCCGGGTGGTTGTTGCACAGTCCGCCGCCATCGGTATTGAACGGCAGCTTGCCGACGCCCGAGATCAGGTTGCCGTCGGCGACGAACCTGCCGCCTTCGCCTTTCTTGCAGAAGCCCAGGTCTTCCAGCTGCATCAGCACGGTGATGGTGAAGCTGTCGTAGATCGACGCGTACTTGATGTCGGCCGGGGTCACGCCGGCTTCGGCAAACGC
This Cupriavidus nantongensis DNA region includes the following protein-coding sequences:
- a CDS encoding adenylate/guanylate cyclase domain-containing protein — its product is MHMDRELLHQASEGSVLFADVSGSTRLYERAGNAAALAAVGRCIGAMKSCSEASQGRLVKTIGDEVMVLFPCAEQALQAALDIQRAVAELPPVAGFTMSSHIGFHHGPILSDASGDVFGDAVNLAARLSGLAARGQIITSKDAVADLPAPLRQMTRYLYPIHVRGRAQPVELYEAIWQQATDLTLIAGFKEPPAHAAFLTLRYRDTVVEMNAVSAPVTIGRDAGMTIVVSDRLASRFQAMAEPRAGRYVLIDRSSNGTHVCMDGAEPFILRRDEVTLRGHGWIGFGQWTGPGAECIEFALQVDKTGAAR
- a CDS encoding aspartate kinase is translated as MALIVHKYGGTSMGSTERIKNVAKRVAKWHRAGHRVVVVPSAMSGETNRLLGLAKEISPQPDPRELDMLASTGEQASVALLAIALHGEDIDAVSYTGWQVPVKTDSSYTKARIESIDDERILADLDAGRVVVITGFQGIDDEGNITTLGRGGSDTSAVAIAAAIEADECLIYTDVDGVYTTDPRVVEDARRLDQITFEEMLEMASLGSKVLQIRSVEFAGKYRVKTRVLSSLTDPLMPLEQEMHSGTLITFEEEDSTMEAAVISGIAFARDEAKITVLGVPDKPGIAYQILGPVADANIDVDMIIQNQSVDGKTDFTFTVPRGEYQRALAILNDGVKAHIGAGSVSGDPKVSKVSVVGVGMRSHVGIASKMFRTLSEEGINIQMISTSEIKISVLIDEKYMELAVRALHKAFELEQA
- a CDS encoding Zn-ribbon domain-containing OB-fold protein, coding for MTTPHIPAVYKAPDEQPDNLPFWQAAREGKLLVKVCDDCGKPHWYPRVLCPFCMGTTSWQQASGRGTIYTYSVTRRAGPNPFCIAYVKLDEGVTMMTHIVDCDLDTVRIGQKVQVRFSPSDGGAPVPTFTLA
- a CDS encoding acyloxyacyl hydrolase; translated protein: MSVKKNTLSGGLPRAALVSIAAGLLALPSAAGAAGFSMQAGYGRDNRHGVEKYEVSARWDEIVQWQLSNRLALALDGEVNVANWRALSSRPSSQLTEFGVSPIFRLSYAGEHVTPFVEASVGLRVLSHTEIAGGHRMGSAFQFSDMIGVGVAFGKAQRLTIGYRFQHLSNAGIKDPNPGTNFSMGYVRYRF
- a CDS encoding pirin family protein, whose translation is MKRILGVYSAPRPHWVGDGFPVRSMFSYTSHGKQLSPFLLLDYAGPAEFTPTQRPRGVGQHPHRGFETVTIVYKGEVAHRDSTGQGGVIGPGDVQWMTAGAGILHEEFHSPAFTQSGGALEMVQLWVNLPARDKMAAPGYQAIVDRDIPAVPMPDGAGTVRVIAGEYAGKRGPARTFTPMHVWDMRLNQGAGTRVALPDGWHTALVVLRGKVTVNAEATVRDAEMVVLDGAGDAVSIEAGTDAVVLLLSGEPIDEPIVGHGPFVMNTEAEIAEAFRDFSSGRFGSMAAGRQ